In Plasmodium sp. gorilla clade G2 genome assembly, contig: PADLG01_00_11, whole genome shotgun sequence, the following are encoded in one genomic region:
- a CDS encoding EMP1-trafficking protein, putative: MSKLKCDKLHRINNNHENVRKINSSMSIVYSTIRKNIYYIKEGTKFYYSLVKILLITFFICIFTRSNHGHFCETFKNKPNIKSICNKRLNRYLYEYQISNNSNEVNNIYVNDQNILIDNYNNEINYFNDYVKNDILNNYETININNEIISSKYNVLLRKQRVLYEEKTDAVTTSEGASETLGDIRNKLKTRTETPDGITYGNRMYGPMKGKIDNLSNKPSEFRRTNNTEYETKLKGPPTNANDYRKNIMKEPDVKTKVINLRNCGVNKSRVVEYEVVPKIVTTKDEGNRKINRVEYEIRAKYDTTRKNEENNNDTTTNDISSKMETQNEYVMGNSNGTKDVRDPKMNITQQSRLNSKCNNMNGVKLNVPTSKETPIAKPSNNIENKEGKNPFIDDDVSNKKGNLQDNNRKLNVTTNSNNVKNNLGNNNNQMRQGTNPFIDDDANDKKDNFQDNNRKLNVTTNSTNDKNKLGNNNNQMKQGKNPFIDDDVNDKKDNLQDSNRVLKKGTNPFIDEDELEEILKQEREEKIRNEKKQNGGDNQNKKSSTKSQNKTINQNKQNSQNKPNKIDSQNVPNKQNIPNKLHNDYKENTQCNKNANLKKSDNQINEKSIMDTSKNNTVNKINNDGNNNSVKSSKFKDVLLDVAKDIENGISSDMLNKNHRLKNENKNQGKKLKSEFITQNELENKSARNMDDSKNLFEKGYDLKTESKRDFNISQESGLDYIHEYDRVLNKEYDNYSDRGSVSMEYDEYYDEYCDYDEYDDYNDYDDNYVGNPMKLFTSDIMNRYGNIKSGLKHNTNKIAKTVLKGIDDIDYEESSIKVNNKNKNNKKKDKIVIDKEDISDRVSLNSTDSERYYNNEDFYRNGNYYGSNHYYDSDMYSNSDDSDNDDGNPITVLASEIVDAYGNIKGGALKVKDLITEGGPQLLDMTANMVGNKTKDGLNKVKEIVSKKCGIDVESDIDLETETNPLKWHEVIRNKYRKLHFGWKLFLNIGPAAVLGIIGGVVAGVGTPALCSIPFLLMAGILFFQVYRLTKKLYYSKKKIGIKNLF, translated from the exons ATGTCTAAGTTAAAATGTGATAAACTGCAtagaattaataataatcacGAAAATGttagaaaaattaatagTTCTATGTCTATTGTATATTCTACAATaagaaagaatatatattatataaaagaaggaacaaaattttattattccttagtaaaaatattattaattacgttttttatttgtatatttacaAGATCGAATCAT GGTCATTTTTGTGagacatttaaaaataaacctAATATAAAAAGCATATGTAATAAAAGACTTAATAGATATTTGTATGAATACCAAATAAGtaataattcaaatgaagtcaataatatttatgtaaatgatcaaaatatactaattgataattataataatgagataaattattttaatgattatgtaaaaaatgatattttaaataactATGAAacgataaatataaacaatgaaataataagttCAAAATACAATGTACTGTTAAGAAAACAAAGAGTactatatgaagaaaaaacaGATGCTGTTACAACAAGTGAAGGTGCTTCAGAAACTTTAGGGGATATTCGTAATAAGTTAAAAACAAGAACAGAGACACCTGATGGAATTACATACGGTAATAGAATGTATGGACCAATGAAAGGAAAAATAGATAATTTAAGTAACAAACCAAGTGAATTTAGAAGAACAAATAATACAGAATAtgaaacaaaattaaaaggTCCTCCTACGAATGCAAATGATtacagaaaaaatattatgaaggAACCTGATGTAAAAACGAAAGTTATTAATTTAAGAAATTGTGGAGTAAATAAATCACGTGTAGTTGAATATGAAGTAGTTCCTAAAATTGTTACAACGAAAGATGAGGGGAATAGAAAAATTAACAGAGTGGAATATGAAATAAGAGCAAAATATGATACTACAAGAAAAAATgaggaaaataataatgatacaaCAACAAATGATATATCATCAAAAATGGAAACACAAAATGAATATGTAATGGGAAATTCAAATGGTACCAAGGATGTGAGGGATCCAAAAATGAATATCACACAACAAAGTAGATTAAATAgcaaatgtaataatatgaatggaGTCAAATTGAATGTTCCTACTTCTAAAGAAACTCCAATAGCAAAACcaagtaataatattgaaaacAAGGAGGGAAAAAATCCATTTATAGACGATGATGTATCAAATAAGAAAGGTAACTTGCaagataataatagaaaattAAATGTTACAACTAATTCAAATaatgttaaaaataatttagggaataataataatcaaatgAGACAAGGAACTAATCCATTTATAGATGATGATgcaaatgataaaaaagataattttcaagataataatagaaaattAAATGTTACAACTAATTCAactaatgataaaaataagttagggaataataataatcaaatgAAGCAAGGTAAAAACCCATTTATAGATGATGATGTAAATGATAAGAAAGATAATTTGCAAGATAGTAATAGGGTATTAAAAAAAGGCACTAATCCCTTTATAGATGAAGATGAATTAGAGGAGATACTTAAACAAGaaagagaagaaaaaattagaaatgagaaaaaacaaaatggaggtgataatcaaaataaaaaaagtagtACAAAGAGCCAAAATAAGACAATTAAtcaaaataaacaaaatagtCAAAATAAGCCAAATAAAATAGATAGTCAAAATGTaccaaataaacaaaatattccAAATAAATTACATAATGATTATAAGGAAAATACACAATGCAATAAAAATgcaaatttaaaaaaaagtgatAATCAAATCAATGAAAAATCAATCATGGACACGTCTAAGAACAATACggtgaataaaataaacaatgATGGTAATAACAATTCTGTAAAGAGTTCAAAATTTAAAGACGTTTTATTAGATGTAGCGAAAGATATTGAAAATGGAATTAGTTCAGATATGCTTAATAAAAATCATAgattaaaaaatgagaataaaaatcaaggaaaaaaattaaaaagtgaATTTATTACACAGAACgaattagaaaataaaagtgCAAGAAATATGGATGATagtaaaaatttatttgaaaaagGTTATGATTTAAAAACAGAATCAAAAAGagattttaatatatcacaaGAAAGTGGTTTAGATTATATACATGAATATGACAGAGTGTTAAATAAGGAGTATGATAATTATTCTGATAGAGGTTCTGTGTCTATGGAATACGATGAATATTACGATGAATATTGCGATTATGATGAATATGATGATTATAAtgattatgatgataattatgtAGGAAATCCAATGAAATTATTTACCAGTGATATAATGAATAGGTatggaaatattaaaagtggattaaaacataatacaaataaaattgCAAAGACTGTTTTAAAAGGTATAGATGATATAGATTATGAGGAGTCATCTATTaaagtaaataataaaaataagaataataaaaaaaaagataaaattgtAATTGATAAAGAAGATATATCTGATAGGGTTTCTTTGAATTCAACCGATTCAGAAAGATATTATAACAATGAAGATTTTTATAGAAATGGTAATTATTATGGAAGtaatcattattatgataGTGATATGTATAGCAATAGTGATGATTCTGATAACGATGATGGTAATCCTATTACTGTTCTTGCATCAGAAATAGTCGATGCGtatggaaatataaaagGGGGTGCATTAAAAGTTAAGGATCTTATTACTGAAGGTGGACCACAACTTTTAGATATGACAGCAAATATGGTCGGGAACAAGACAAAAGATGGATTAAACAAAGTAAAGGAAATTGTTAGTAAGAAATGTGGTATCGATGTAGAATCTGATATAGATTTAGAGACTGAAACGAATCCATTAAAATGGCATGAAGTAATAAGAAACAAATATAGAAAGTTGCATTTTGGATGGAAattgtttttaaatattgGCCCTGCAGCTGTATTAGGAATTATAGGGGGTGTAGTCGCTGGAGTTGGTACTCCGGCATTATGCTCAATACCATTTTTGCTTATGGCAggaattcttttttttcaggTCTATAGATTAACGAAGAAGCTTTATTAtagtaagaaaaaaataggtATTAAAAATCTATTTTAG